One window from the genome of Lynx canadensis isolate LIC74 chromosome E3, mLynCan4.pri.v2, whole genome shotgun sequence encodes:
- the DEXI gene encoding dexamethasone-induced protein: MPGARVAAHLDALGPLVPYVPPSLLPSMFYVGLFFVNVLILYYAFLMEYIVLNVGLVFLPEDMDQALVDLGVLSDPGSGLYDADSELDVFDGYLE, from the coding sequence ATGCCCGGCGCCCGGGTCGCGGCCCACCTGGACGCGCTGGGCCCCCTGGTCCCCTACGTGCCGCCGTCGCTGCTGCCCTCTATGTTCTACGTGGGCCTGTTTTTCGTCAATGTGCTGATCCTATACTACGCCTTCCTCATGGAGTACATTGTCCTCAATGTGGGCCTCGTCTTCCTGCCCGAGGACATGGACCAGGCGCTCGTGGACCTCGGCGTGCTCTCCGACCCCGGTTCGGGCCTCTACGATGCCGACTCGGAGCTCGATGTCTTCGATGGTTACTTGGAGTAG